From Rutidosis leptorrhynchoides isolate AG116_Rl617_1_P2 unplaced genomic scaffold, CSIRO_AGI_Rlap_v1 contig65, whole genome shotgun sequence, one genomic window encodes:
- the LOC139884969 gene encoding uncharacterized protein yields the protein MAASKLVICSLLICFLFASQISADASIGEPVVGSDGSESSSALKIELDQLNSKIQALESHVQEKIRDLKSKDEIIAQKEKIIQEKSSIVSSLESDLSSLQNKGKLDAAEKVGKAHARAGELEKQIDKLKKDIEEQDKEKKVLEARTTEAEKNISELNLKLEKLQKINEEQKSKIHKTERALKFAEEEMVKAKYEATSKHRELSEVHGAWLPPWLAVHVIRLQSVTQLYWNEHGKPAMNKVLEKVSEKKAQAGKWAEPHVETIKTKWVPAAIEQLEALRTQAEPHVQTVKAKSIEVYETSKTTLTPHVIKVQEVVDPYFQQAKELSKPYIDQVATMAKPHVEKVRVVLKPYTKEVVKAYGKFLESATLYHHQLQGIVRENLKKYELTKPLASKELEWFAASALLALPIIILFRILSATFCTKTKRPARHAHPHHHGGRRKAKRGHPDK from the exons ATGGCGGCCTCAAAGCTCGTGATATGTTCTCTCTTGATTTGCTTCCTTTTCGCCTCTCAGATTTCGGCTGATGCTTCGATTGGAGAGCCAGTCGTCGGATCAGACGGTTCTGAATCTTCCTCCGCTTTGAAGATCGAACTAGACCAACTCAACTCTAAGATCCAAGCCCTTG AGTCGCATGTCCAAGAGAAAATACGAGACTTGAAAAGCAAAGATGAGATAATAGCACAGAAAGAGAAAATCATCCAGGAGAAGTCCAGTATTGTCTCTTCCTTGGAGAGTGATCTTTCATCCCTTCAG AATAAAGGGAAACTCGATGCTGCAGAAAAAGTGGGGAAAGCTCATGCTCGGGCTGGTGAGCTGGAGAAGCAG ATTGACAAGCTCAAAAAGGACATTGAAGAGCAAGACAAGGAGAAAAAGGTCTTGGAAGCCCGCACAACTGAAGCTGAAAAGAACATAAGCGAATTGAATTTGAAGCTGGAAAAA CTTCAAAAGATCAATGAGGAACAGAAGAGCAAGATCCATAAAACCGAGCGTGCTCTTAAGTTTGCGGAG GAGGAAATGGTGAAGGCAAAGTATGAGGCTACTTCAAAGCATAGGGAGTTGTCTGAG GTTCATGGTGCATGGCTTCCTCCTTGGCTTGCTGTTCATGTGATTCGTCTTCAG TCCGTCACACAACTATATTGGAACGAGCATGGAAAACCTGCCATGAATAAGGTGCTTGAGAAG GTATCAGAGAAAAAGGCCCAAGCTGGAAAGTGGGCTGAACCTCATGTAGAAACCATCAAAACT AAATGGGTACCAGCAGCAATAGAACAGCTGGAGGCTCTAAGAACACAGGCTGAACCACACGTGCAAACAGTCAAGGCAAAATCAATTGAAGTCTATGAAACATCAAAGACTACACTAACACCACATGTGATCAAAGTCCAAGAAGTTGTGGATCCTTATTTCCAG CAAGCTAAGGAGCTCAGCAAGCCATATATCGATCAGGTTGCCACGATGGCAAAACCACACGTTGAGAAAGTGCGAGTGGTATTGAAGCCTTATACAAAGGAGGTGGTCAAAGCTTATGGGAAGTTTCTAGAGTCTGCAACATTGTACCATCACCAG CTTCAAGGTATTGTGCGGGAAAATTTGAAAAAATATGAGCTGACAAAACCTCTTGCCAGTAAAGAGCTCGAGTGGTTTGCG GCCTCAGCATTGCTTGCCCTTCCTATCATCATCTTGTTCAGAATATTATCAGCCACATTCTG TACAAAGACTAAGAGACCAGCTCGTCACGCTCATCCACACCATCACGGTGGCCGTCGAAAAGCTAAAAGGGGACATCCAGACAAGTAG